The Castanea sativa cultivar Marrone di Chiusa Pesio chromosome 4, ASM4071231v1 sequence ttccactcccagCCAAacaaaactaagaaaaattaaaatattttttatcctcccacttttccaccatTCCAACCAAATAAACCCTTAATGTTTCAATGActttagagtaaaaaaaaaaatgtaacaaaatattttaaaactgtCAATGTGACAATTTGTAAATGGTAGATAACAGAATGATATTAGTGGTGAATCCAAACAAGAACCAATAAAAATCTACCAACTCAATTACTATAAAAATTGTTACATCAATAGCATTTTTTTAAACGTGAATATCtatagacaaaaaaatttgacaaaaagttTCACACCTATGGTAGCATGTTtgttctaaataaaaaaagtaatattaatagtAGACCTAAAAGAAAACCGGTAAAAACTTGTCAAATCAACTATTTAAATCCGTGGTAAAATGTTTTGTATATGAAGCACCACTCATTTGTTTGGACATTTGGTGAGCTGTGTGTGTTTCACTTTGTATTAATAGAAAGCAAAACATGTAGAGCTCACCAAATGTCCAAACAACAAGTCTTTCATCCTTCTTTTCTACCCTCCCAACCAAATACATATGAGAAAACATTAATCttttatcctcccacttttctatcaatttttcattttctattctccaacttttccactcctccaaccaaatgaACCCTAAGTAAATAGATTCAATGTCCAGTATTTAGACTAAATGAATGGATTAAATACTAAATGAATGGATTCCATTAATCTATTCCTAATTACCATATAGGAAAAGAagtaaggaaaatattaaagTGAGAGGAATATAAttataatctctcatttttttgtccttttcttttttttttttaataggtaataGATTTTATTTACCATATAGGAAAATAAGTGAGGAAAATATTGAAGTGAAAGGAATAGAAATACAAtctctttttttactttcaaaaaaaaaaagtaatagaattttattgcGAATAAAAAGGATTACTCTATGTTCACGATGATGAGTACAGAGCACTTTGAAGaattacatgcaaatcaaaTGAAAGATTTAAGAGatctgaaaatagaaaaaattgaagcaCAACTTGTAAAACATCATACTCGAGACCAATTAAACATAGTACAAAACAACAAAGACTTCACTTGCTCAATAGGTCTCACACTCTCCTCAAAAATACGGCTACCACACTCTTTCCACACTAACCACATCACATATGCCAGCACCAAGTTCTGTACATTAGAAGAATGTTTTCCTAACAAATCATGCCAACCGAAAAGGAGGGATGCTACCTTATCCAACAACACCCATTGAATCCCAAACATCATAAACATATCACTCCACAAAGCATATGCATTTTCACAATTAATCAAAAGATGATCCAACGTTTCCCTACTACAATGGCACATAAAAACACCAATTGACTAGTAATATGCGATTATCAATTGTGAGAATCTTATCCCATGCAGCTGactacaaaaagaaagagaccCTCTTAGGGACCTTTGCACACCAGGTACTCTTTCATGGTAATAAATGAGCATCTGCTCCACGGATGGCATTATAAAATGAAGGCCCATCAAAAATACCACTCCCATTCAAAACATTACGCATTTACACCTTCACCGGCAATTTCATTTGCCAATGCCTATATGCCCATTAGATTAATGAAAATGAGTTTCAAGCACTAGCATTAGCATTCTAGTTTTTCTCTTTACCCATAAATATCATTCAGCAAACGGGTTACCACTTAATATCACTAACTAACTTGTAACTCCAAAGAGAGAATTCAATCTAAATAAACATATCACATATCTAAGACATTAAAAATCAACCATATAAAAACATGGTAGCCTTTTGCTTGTAGCAAAGCAAATTATTTCACTTTTTCACATAAGATCCAACATCTGATTGACTATTAAAttcattctccaaaaaaaaagattgacggttaattttttttttttttttttttaaagaaaaaggtgTCGTatttttttgtagaaaataCTATTACTTGATAATTCCTAAGAATTGCAGATTCCATTGTATATCATGATCTAGTAACTCCTTCCCCAGTACGTCCATTTTTTTGCAGGCTTTCCGGAAGCAAAGCATTTAGTACCTATGAGAAATTGAACATTAAGTaacagaaaataatataaagaactCCACACAGCAATATTGAATGAAAGATACAATCAAATTGCAATTTATCATAAATCCAATAAACCATTAAGGACAATTTGATGTCCTAGGGAAGCTTATTCATTCAACTGCACAATGAGTATCATTCTGTGGTGCCAGCGACATAAATAGTAACTTACGCAGCGAAATGTCATCATCATAAATGCAGCCAAAATTGCGCTTAGTTATGGCATTAGCTCCAGCATTTTATTAGTACATTCAAATACCATATGACATGATAAAGCCACTGCATTAACATGcaatttctagaaaataaaatgcaaGAACAATTAGATCACACCATATCAATCTTtgataatgaaattatttttcacCCTACCATGGAAAACTTAACACACAATTGCAGGAGTCTTAGATCCCCTTCAAAAATGGTAACCGAAATTTACAATATTGCAACTGTCAGAAGGAGATTACACTAGAAAGTGTACTATTTGAGGACATGGAAATCAACATATTCCAGAGGCAACAACTGGTAGGCTTGTGGCAGTATCAATTTGAGTAACCACCCACGCCAGGCGGCAGGGAAAAGGAGTAGGAGTGTATTTTATAGGATAAATAGTCAAGGTTTGAAAGtagtaataaaaatacaataaatgaAATAACCCTGACATGAAACATAAAGACTACCTTCAGGGAGCTCTGGCTGGTCAAATGGGGAACAAAGGCTCTTACATGCTCCCATCTCACCTTTCGTCCTTGCTTTTACATCTACCTCCACCTCCTAAAAGAGTTGCACAATAGATTTATGAAATCTATAAggaccaaaaaccaaaaaaggggGAAGGTTAAAGTAACATTTTTCTGCCTCATGAGGGAGGACGTTTGCTCTAGTTGCATGACAAATATaatttacaatccaaatttgcataattttggcaaagagaaaaatgaaacagaaaatctaataaaaaattacattttgagtCTTGTGTAAGAGCAAATCTCCAATGAACATGTTAAAATCTTTTCTGGtaagtaagctctttgaaaatGGGATTTATTGATGAAACTACCTAGAGAAaggaaaagtttaaaaaaatttactttgaaAAGGAGCGGTTTGGAAATGTGTTACCCATAAAGCACATAATCTTATTAAAAAGAGGTGATAGGTCAAATGCACAATATGTGCTTTGGCCACCTACTCCTAAGGACCCATTGAACATATTAAACTTAGGACAAAACTTACGTACAGTACCTTAGGGGTTGTTCCTTAGGtcccctcttaagattctgtcatgtggctacataacttaaaaaatacacttccatccaTGAGAAAAAAGCCACATAACAGAATCGTAAGAGAGAcacctaaggaacaacacctaagtactgtacttaagtcTTGCCCTTAAACTTATACATACTAGTCCAAAACACAACAATAATAGAGCATTCATAAGACAAAAAAAGTATAGGGGAAAACCCCaatgcaataaattttaagtagaaAAAGATTTTGCACAATCAACAACCCAAAACAATATGCTATCTCATAATATCAATATTTTAGTAAATGAAACAACAATGaacttgaacaaaaaaaaaaccctaaataccACAAAAGTGTACAAATGATCAAATTCAAATCAACAAGAAACCTTTTGATACTGCACagaaaataaaactatttaggCAAATGCATAAacagaaaaaaattgatatcagACCTCCTCATCACACCAAGGTGCGAAGATCATTTTTCTTTGGCTGAGTGCTTCCACAAATTCATCCCAAGTTTTAACAGTCTGAATGCAAGCATCTCGTTTTTGTTTGGCAGCATCAAACAGGCTTTGTTGGATATTATCCAGCATTTCTTTTACTTGCTCAACCAGCTTGTCCCTAGGGATGTCTGTTTTTGCTGAATTATCACGTCGAACGGCACGTACCTGTGAATAAAACCAGCAATGTAACAATCCTCCCGGTTGGTCAactataggaaaaaaaagacAGCTGACAGTAATGCTGGAAAAACAGATACAAATTAAACCAATGGAAGTAAAAATAACAGCAGAAAATCAAGAAAGACTAGCTGACCTGACTATTTGCCAAGTCTTTTGGACCAATTTCAATCCTTAGAGGAACACCTTTCAATTCCCAATGTGAGTACTTCCAACCGGGAGAGTAATTATCTCTAAAGTCTGCCTTAGCACGAATACCTGCCTCAGTCAAGGAGGCCACAGTGGCAGAACAGGCATCATAAATTCCCTGAGTATCAGCATCTTTATAAGGCACAGGAATTACAATAACCTGGACAGATGCTACTTTTGGTGGCAGCACTAAGCCTTTGTCATCCCCATGAACCATCACCATAACACCAATCTGAACACAAATGATAAACATTACAAAAGTGACAATCTGTAGCCACACACATCTATCAATAAATACTTTCTAATACACAAATACACCACACCAACCTCCCCAACTCCAAGTGCTATAAACCAGGCAAGTTATAACTTTAAAAAGATTTCCTTTTACCACAAGGAAATGTACAAACAGATTAATTATAACTGTCAAACTCAAACAGATAATTAATGCCTTAAGATTACCGTCCGAGTGCTATAGGCCCATGAGTTCTGCCAGGCCATACCCTTCTCTCCCTTCTCATTTTCAAAGTTTATCTCAAacattttagcaaaattttgaCCCAGACAATGCGAAGTTGCACCTTGTATGCCACGACCAGTGTTTGGAACAAATGCCTGACATGAGACATAATACAGAGACATTGTTCAAACTGTCAAATATAACAGAGAATGGATTATATATGCCCACATTTAATTCTCACATACCTCAACACTAGTTGTGTAAAGTCCACCAGCAAACTTCTCCAGTTCACTCTTCTTTCCCTTTATGACAGGAATAGCCAAGTACTCTTCATATATGCGTCTATAGAGTTCCAAAATATCCAGCACCTAAAATAGAACAAACTTTGAAAAGGGCACATTTGTAAACAAAGGCCAATAAGCTTTAGCTCAAATAGCATTTCCCTTTGTATGATCAAGGATAGAAGGTGAAATTGTAGGTTTAGGACCCACTGGGTGCATGTGTAATTACCAATcaaaaaagagggggaaaaCATGAAGGTGCCCATGTTCCAACGTAGATATGAAAGATCAAAATCAATGTTCTAAtggggaaaagaagaaaaaaaggatgCTGACACTGGAATGTGGAAACATATAATAAAACCCAAACTAGGCAGttatctttttttgttgataatataaatatgtTAGAAGTATGTCAACACTTTTTAATTAGGCACATCTGCACTAACCAAAAGATAGCATACATCTGCACTTACCAAAAGATACCATACATCTGCATTCTAACATCTTATGCTTATATGAGAACCTAGGATGCACAGATACAAACCAAGATccaaaagagtaaataaaagataactaAATAAGTGTTTAACACTGAaaccaatatataaaaaatatatatataaattttaacaagTTTAGGCTATCTCTCACAACCGGGGGTTGATTTACAACAGTATCCAAGCTGTATCACGGCCATATCCTGGATGTATTGGCACTTAAAAAAACTGGGTACATATCTTAGAGCCATCCGGTGTGATACCAGTATGATACGTATCAGATGCGGGTACATGAGAAAAACTGGAGTATCCTTGCATCCTAGGTTATGACATTTCTGATAATAATCCAATGACCATGGGTttggatttttcatatgaaaataGAGGTTAGGAAAGGAGCAGAATACCTTGTGATGAAAGAACATGCCAAGTTTCTAAAATGCTTAGTTCAATACtcaattcaagaaaaaagagaacGAGACCAACAAATCTCTGGCTTGTCTGCCATGATTAATTTATATGTATAGACCTCCACGaattaaaagtaaataaatcaaaatttaagtcCTGAGTTTAATACCTCTTCATCCGCCTCTGCTTTTGTTGCGAAAGCAGTATGGCCTTCCTGCCAAAGAAACTCGCGACTCCTACAATCAGAAATCATGTCCAATGTATTAACAAACTCTCATGAAACTTGTAAGATGGTTATTAGAAATTTCAGTAAACATGTTCATGCCTAACAAAAAATAGTGAATGGTATTTTACACTCATTTGTAAATTAACTGTAaccaattttttgataattcaatagttggaggAGGGGGGATTTGAAACCTGGACATCTTCGTTGAAAACGCTAGGAGGTGCTAGTTGGGAGGTGCAACACAAATACACAATAAAATCATGCAAAGCCTATCAGAACTAATATGAAATGCTTCACCAAGTGACAGATCAAGGAGAAGAATGGCTTCAATAGAAACAAGTAAATCCCATGCCAAGAAATAAAATGTAAATCATAACCACAGAAGAGGAACAGTAAACAATCATGCCAGCATGAAGTCAAGGTTCATATTACCAAACCAAATTCAGATTGGCTGGTGAATTGCACTCAAAAATTCAATCTGCAGACTAAAATTTCATGCCATCTAATCAGCAAGCCAATGGATGCTATCAACAAGGTTAAAGAATTCTTAGACGTGTGAAACTGAACAAATTTAGAAAGAACTACCTGATAAATGGCGTAGGATGGCTGAATTCCCATCGAACAACATTGCACCACTGATTAAGTTTCAAAGGCAAGTCACGGTGTCCCCTTATCCATTTAGAATAGTAAGGATACATGACAGTTTCACTAGTTGGACGAATTGCAATGGGCACTTCCAACTCAGACTCCCCAGATTTTGTCACCCATGCAACCTACAGAAGCCCAAGATACAATGTGATTAGCACCCCCTCCCCTCACTTCTAATAAATTGAATGAATAAATTCTCTCTCATTAAAATAGAAGCACTTACAAAAATACAAGAGAATAAAAGATTATCATCAACCAAGAATCATCCAAAACATTTTACGGTTTCACCCTAGTTAAAAACAAGTGTATAACAGATAAATTTTGTACCAAGGACAAACACTATAGTAAGAACCAGTTCCACTAAAAAGAATCAAGGAGAACCAGGTTGTGCGGTACTCTAGATTAACCATTATACCTCCAATCTCAGGACAAGAACATAGGAAAATTTTTAACAGTGCAAATTTCAGTTTCCAACTTACTCTAGCACCATTACAACAATTCCAGCCCAAAGCATGAAATGATTTTGCCAGAATAGTTGaacatttcataaaattaataaagagtCTATCCTACAACAAAGTAGTAAGCAAAATATGCTTA is a genomic window containing:
- the LOC142631493 gene encoding proline--tRNA ligase, cytoplasmic-like isoform X2 encodes the protein MAGGDEKKSNAGGGVAKKPNAGGGGAKKPNVSGGGKKKEVKKETGLGLVNRKHENFGEWYSEVVVNAELIEYYDISGCYILRPWTMAIWEEMQKFFDAEIKKMDIQNCYFPLFVSPGVLQKEKDHVEGFAPEVAWVTKSGESELEVPIAIRPTSETVMYPYYSKWIRGHRDLPLKLNQWCNVVRWEFSHPTPFIRSREFLWQEGHTAFATKAEADEEVLDILELYRRIYEEYLAIPVIKGKKSELEKFAGGLYTTSVEAFVPNTGRGIQGATSHCLGQNFAKMFEINFENEKGEKGMAWQNSWAYSTRTIGVMVMVHGDDKGLVLPPKVASVQVIVIPVPYKDADTQGIYDACSATVASLTEAGIRAKADFRDNYSPGWKYSHWELKGVPLRIEIGPKDLANSQVRAVRRDNSAKTDIPRDKLVEQVKEMLDNIQQSLFDAAKQKRDACIQTVKTWDEFVEALSQRKMIFAPWCDEEEVEVDVKARTKGEMGACKSLCSPFDQPELPEGTKCFASGKPAKKWTYWGRSY
- the LOC142631493 gene encoding proline--tRNA ligase, cytoplasmic-like isoform X1, producing MAGGDEKKSNAGGGVAKKPNAGGGGAKKPNVSGVGGKKKEVKKETGLGLVNRKHENFGEWYSEVVVNAELIEYYDISGCYILRPWTMAIWEEMQKFFDAEIKKMDIQNCYFPLFVSPGVLQKEKDHVEGFAPEVAWVTKSGESELEVPIAIRPTSETVMYPYYSKWIRGHRDLPLKLNQWCNVVRWEFSHPTPFIRSREFLWQEGHTAFATKAEADEEVLDILELYRRIYEEYLAIPVIKGKKSELEKFAGGLYTTSVEAFVPNTGRGIQGATSHCLGQNFAKMFEINFENEKGEKGMAWQNSWAYSTRTIGVMVMVHGDDKGLVLPPKVASVQVIVIPVPYKDADTQGIYDACSATVASLTEAGIRAKADFRDNYSPGWKYSHWELKGVPLRIEIGPKDLANSQVRAVRRDNSAKTDIPRDKLVEQVKEMLDNIQQSLFDAAKQKRDACIQTVKTWDEFVEALSQRKMIFAPWCDEEEVEVDVKARTKGEMGACKSLCSPFDQPELPEGTKCFASGKPAKKWTYWGRSY